One Oscillospiraceae bacterium genomic region harbors:
- the atpC gene encoding ATP synthase F1 subunit epsilon, with protein MAVFPLKILTPDGVAFDGSVSAVSCRTINGQIQLLAKHIDYCTALGMGEAHITLEDGTIRRAACMGGMLSMIGGECRLLATTFEWADAIDKERAERSKARAEAILAQKNVDTRELELAEARLKRALVRSSVASRQNLS; from the coding sequence ATGGCAGTTTTCCCGCTGAAGATCCTTACACCGGACGGCGTTGCCTTTGACGGCAGCGTCTCGGCCGTTTCCTGCCGCACCATCAACGGGCAGATCCAGCTGTTGGCAAAGCATATCGATTACTGCACGGCCCTCGGCATGGGGGAGGCCCACATTACGCTGGAGGACGGCACCATCCGCCGGGCCGCCTGTATGGGCGGCATGCTCAGCATGATCGGCGGCGAATGCCGCCTGCTGGCCACCACCTTTGAATGGGCCGATGCCATCGATAAAGAGCGTGCCGAGCGCAGCAAAGCCCGCGCCGAGGCGATCCTTGCCCAGAAAAACGTGGATACCCGCGAATTGGAACTGGCCGAAGCCCGCCTGAAGCGCGCCCTGGTGCGCAGCAGTGTGGCCTCGCGGCAGAATCTATCCTGA
- the atpG gene encoding ATP synthase F1 subunit gamma, whose protein sequence is MAGSMKEIKLRIKSVESTMQITKAMELVASSKLRRAKERVEHSRPYFETLYATLFDIAAADSEFSSPYLAKRETHRRLYIVIAGDRGLAGGYNANILKAVEADAADAPEQGYCVLPIGKKAVEYFERHNASILTTSFAVAGDISVSDCFEISRLVCQKFLSGEFDEIRIAFTQFVSMLTQTASILPVLPFDAPRPKPGQERESLMLYEPDSTAVFDAIIPEYLAGVVYGALCESVASEQGARRTSMDAATKNAGEMIEHLNLYYNRARQAAITQEITEIVAGADAES, encoded by the coding sequence ATGGCTGGCTCGATGAAAGAGATCAAGCTTCGCATTAAAAGTGTCGAAAGCACCATGCAAATTACCAAGGCGATGGAGCTGGTTGCTTCCAGCAAGCTGCGCCGCGCGAAGGAGCGGGTAGAACATAGCCGCCCCTACTTTGAGACGCTGTACGCCACCCTGTTTGATATTGCCGCTGCGGATTCTGAATTCAGCAGCCCGTATCTTGCCAAGCGCGAGACTCACCGCCGCCTGTATATCGTAATTGCCGGCGACCGCGGCCTGGCTGGCGGCTACAACGCCAACATCCTTAAAGCGGTGGAGGCAGATGCCGCCGATGCCCCGGAGCAGGGTTATTGCGTATTGCCCATCGGTAAAAAGGCGGTCGAATATTTCGAGCGCCATAATGCCTCGATCTTAACCACCTCGTTTGCGGTGGCGGGGGACATTTCTGTCAGCGATTGCTTCGAGATCTCGCGCCTTGTCTGCCAGAAATTCTTGTCAGGGGAGTTTGATGAGATTCGTATCGCGTTCACCCAGTTTGTCTCCATGCTGACCCAGACGGCTTCCATCCTGCCGGTCCTGCCTTTCGATGCACCGCGCCCCAAGCCGGGGCAGGAGCGTGAAAGCCTGATGCTTTATGAGCCGGACAGCACTGCTGTGTTTGACGCCATCATCCCGGAATATCTGGCCGGTGTCGTCTACGGTGCCTTGTGCGAGAGTGTTGCCAGTGAGCAGGGTGCCCGCCGTACCTCAATGGATGCCGCCACCAAGAATGCCGGTGAGATGATTGAACATCTGAACCTGTACTATAACCGCGCCCGCCAGGCTGCCATTACCCAGGAGATCACCGAGATCGTAGCCGGTGCCGACGCAGAATCTTAA
- the atpA gene encoding F0F1 ATP synthase subunit alpha — protein sequence MQLKPEQISRIIRSQIKYYQNAIEQSETGTVTMVGDGIARAAGLDNCMAGELVQFESGAYGMAQNLEENSVSIVLLGDDSGIKEGSSIHRTGKVVSVPVGEGMIGRVVNALGQPIDGKGPIEAADYRAIESPAPGILDRQPVKQPLQTGIKAIDSMIPIGRGQRELIIGDRQTGKTVIATDTIINQKGKDVLCIYVAIGQKRSTVVSLVENLEKNGAMAYTTVVCATASELSPLQYIAPYAGCAMGEYFMQKGKHVLIIYDDLSKHAVAYRALSLLIRRPPGREAYPGDVFYLHSRLLERAAKLSDEKGGGSLTALPIIETQAGDVSAYIPTNVISITDGQIFLETELFHAGIRPAVNPGISVSRVGGNAQIKAMKKVAGTLKLIYSQYRELQGFAQFGSDLDADTKARLAQGERIVEILKQDRNSPVPVEKQVAILYATIHGYLKDIAVADIGAYEQGLYRYLDDNAAANDVMETIRTTGDLKPDTEGALKQVLAAYTEQFTKEK from the coding sequence GTGCAACTAAAACCCGAACAAATCTCCCGCATCATCCGCTCCCAGATCAAATACTACCAGAATGCGATCGAGCAGAGCGAGACCGGCACTGTCACAATGGTCGGCGACGGTATTGCCCGTGCCGCCGGCCTGGACAACTGCATGGCCGGTGAGCTGGTCCAGTTTGAGAGCGGCGCCTACGGCATGGCCCAAAACCTGGAAGAAAACAGCGTTTCCATCGTTCTGCTGGGCGATGACAGCGGGATCAAGGAAGGCAGCAGCATCCACCGCACCGGCAAGGTCGTTTCTGTCCCTGTCGGTGAAGGGATGATTGGGCGTGTTGTCAACGCCCTGGGTCAGCCCATCGACGGCAAAGGCCCCATCGAAGCTGCCGATTACCGTGCTATCGAATCCCCGGCTCCCGGCATCCTGGACCGCCAGCCTGTCAAGCAGCCGCTGCAGACCGGCATCAAGGCCATCGACTCGATGATCCCCATCGGCCGCGGCCAACGTGAGCTGATCATCGGCGACCGCCAGACCGGCAAGACCGTCATTGCCACAGATACCATCATCAACCAGAAGGGCAAGGACGTTCTGTGCATCTATGTTGCCATCGGCCAAAAGCGCTCCACCGTCGTTTCCCTCGTGGAAAATCTCGAGAAGAACGGCGCCATGGCCTACACGACCGTTGTTTGCGCCACAGCTTCGGAGCTGTCTCCGCTGCAGTATATCGCCCCCTACGCAGGCTGCGCCATGGGCGAGTACTTCATGCAGAAGGGCAAGCATGTCCTCATCATCTATGATGACCTGTCCAAGCACGCTGTTGCTTACCGTGCCCTGTCGCTGCTGATCCGCCGTCCGCCGGGACGTGAAGCTTACCCCGGCGATGTCTTCTATCTGCACAGCCGTCTGCTGGAGCGTGCCGCCAAGTTGAGCGACGAGAAAGGCGGCGGTTCTCTGACCGCGCTGCCCATCATCGAGACCCAGGCAGGTGATGTTTCGGCCTATATCCCGACCAACGTTATCTCCATCACCGACGGCCAGATCTTCCTGGAGACTGAGCTGTTCCACGCCGGTATCCGTCCTGCCGTCAACCCCGGCATTTCGGTTTCCCGTGTCGGCGGCAACGCTCAGATCAAGGCGATGAAGAAAGTTGCCGGTACGCTGAAACTGATCTACTCCCAGTATCGCGAGCTGCAAGGCTTTGCCCAGTTCGGCTCTGACCTGGACGCCGATACCAAGGCCCGTCTGGCCCAGGGCGAGCGCATTGTGGAGATCCTCAAGCAGGACCGCAACAGCCCCGTACCTGTGGAGAAGCAGGTTGCCATCCTGTACGCCACCATCCACGGCTATCTGAAGGATATTGCCGTGGCCGACATTGGTGCCTACGAGCAGGGCTTGTACCGGTATTTGGACGACAATGCCGCCGCCAACGACGTGATGGAGACTATCCGTACCACCGGCGACCTGAAGCCCGATACCGAGGGAGCGCTGAAACAGGTACTCGCCGCTTATACCGAACAATTTACTAAAGAAAAATAA
- the atpD gene encoding F0F1 ATP synthase subunit beta: MPEKHIGKVVQITGPVLDIRFKDGELPALLNAVELDNHGKKLVVEVAQHIGDNVARCIAMAATDGLVRGVDAVDTGGPINVPVGDACLGRVFNLLGEPVDEQPAPENVEHWPIHRAAPAFDEQESSTEILETGIKVVDLICPYAKGGKIGLFGGAGVGKTVLIQELIYNIATAHNGYSVFTGVGERTREGNDLYGEMRESGVLSKTALVYGQMNEPPGARMRVALSGLTMAEYFRDVKHQDVLLFIDNIFRFTQAGSEVSALLGRMPSAVGYQPTLATEMGALQERITSTRKGSITSVQAVYVPADDLTDPAPATTFTHLDATTVLSRDIASQGIYPAVDPLDSTSRILSPEVVGQEHYEVARAVQQVLQRYKDLQDIIAIMGMDELSEEDKITVSRARKVQRFLSQSFHVAEQFTGMPGQYVPLKETLRGFKMILNGECDSIPESCFLFAGTIDDVLAKAKQQ, from the coding sequence ATGCCAGAAAAACACATCGGAAAGGTGGTGCAGATCACCGGCCCGGTCCTGGACATCCGCTTCAAGGACGGCGAGTTGCCCGCCCTGCTGAATGCGGTAGAACTTGACAATCACGGCAAAAAGCTGGTCGTCGAAGTGGCGCAGCATATCGGTGATAACGTAGCCCGCTGCATCGCCATGGCCGCCACGGACGGCCTGGTCCGCGGTGTCGACGCCGTCGACACCGGCGGCCCCATCAACGTACCGGTAGGCGATGCCTGCCTGGGCCGCGTGTTCAATCTGCTGGGTGAGCCTGTCGATGAGCAGCCCGCGCCCGAAAACGTAGAGCATTGGCCTATCCACCGCGCCGCCCCTGCCTTTGACGAACAGGAATCCTCCACCGAAATTCTGGAGACCGGCATCAAGGTCGTTGACCTGATCTGCCCCTATGCCAAGGGTGGCAAGATCGGTCTGTTCGGCGGTGCCGGTGTCGGCAAAACTGTTCTGATCCAGGAGTTGATCTACAACATCGCTACTGCCCACAACGGCTACTCTGTCTTTACCGGCGTTGGTGAGCGTACCCGTGAGGGCAACGACTTGTACGGCGAAATGCGCGAGAGCGGCGTTCTCAGCAAAACAGCGCTGGTCTACGGCCAGATGAACGAGCCGCCAGGAGCCCGTATGCGTGTAGCCCTGTCCGGCCTGACGATGGCGGAGTATTTCCGTGACGTCAAGCATCAGGATGTGCTGCTCTTCATTGATAACATCTTCCGTTTCACCCAGGCCGGTTCTGAGGTCTCGGCTCTGCTGGGCCGTATGCCCTCCGCCGTCGGCTACCAGCCCACGCTGGCCACCGAGATGGGCGCTTTACAGGAGCGTATTACTTCCACCCGCAAGGGCTCTATCACCTCCGTACAGGCTGTCTACGTGCCTGCAGACGACCTGACCGACCCGGCCCCTGCCACGACCTTCACCCATCTGGACGCCACCACGGTTCTGAGCCGTGACATCGCCTCCCAGGGCATCTATCCCGCTGTCGACCCGCTGGATTCCACCTCCCGTATCCTGTCGCCGGAAGTTGTAGGCCAGGAGCACTACGAGGTTGCCCGCGCCGTACAGCAGGTTTTGCAGCGCTACAAGGACCTGCAGGACATCATCGCCATCATGGGTATGGACGAACTGTCGGAAGAGGATAAGATCACGGTCAGCCGCGCCCGTAAAGTACAGCGCTTCCTGTCCCAGTCTTTCCATGTTGCGGAGCAGTTCACCGGCATGCCCGGCCAGTATGTGCCGCTGAAAGAGACCCTGCGCGGCTTTAAGATGATTCTGAACGGCGAATGTGATTCCATTCCCGAAAGCTGCTTCCTGTTTGCCGGCACCATCGATGATGTTCTGGCAAAGGCCAAACAGCAGTAA